The genomic DNA GgaagttctgtttttttggctAAATTATCAAATTGAAGAATATGATGCATTCTTATATAGATGAAATACTTAATGTAGTATTAagtatttctgttaattatgataatTTCCTGCTTACagataatgaaacatttattattagaGCATTACATCAAAccaataaagaatattttcacTAAACCTTTCCCACACTGAGGTTTCCCATCATGTGAATACCAGGCTGATGCACATTGAAACAATGATATTGCATATTTTGTAAACTAACACCAGGTTAGATGCAACCTGATATTTGAGTGTGTGATCTGAATTGATCACACACTCTGAACCAGAGGAATCGAAATCCTGATTAATCTTTACGGCTCCGCTCGCCATCTGTCCAGCTGTCTGAtgctctctgtttctgtctgtcagcagagctaaaagctgcagctcagtgaAGTCATGTCCGAATGTCTCACAACATTTCTCACTTCTACTATGACTGTCTCCGTTTCCTCATTAACAAGCTTCTTAGAGTACATAGTGTTTATTGCCAGCTGGAGGCAGCCAGGACAGATAGGGATGAATAATCTGAAGAGTTTAAATATAGGTATATGAAATACTGGGACTTTTCATTCATAAAACCTTTCAGACCTATTTTGTCCTGCTTTAGGTTCATGGTAATGGGCATCTGTACAGTAAAACGTTCAATGTATTTAGAAGTTagggaaaattaaaatgttgtcaaGTATTTTTCATGATTaaggcagaaaacagaaaacactgcaatctgaaaaaaaatgttaaaaagtacAGACCTGATGtatagataaaatatttaatattttacctgTTACTAATTCACTTGTTAGGCCTTGTAAAAATCTAggataaagaaaaggaaagctaaaatctctgcagaccccacacatcctggacacaaactgttaaGATTTTGTCACAGAGACAATTTCTTCCCCCACATTTCTTCACCAGTCAAAGTTAATTTGATGCATACTGGCAGTAATTCAGCCTTGTCTtcctctttttatattttagatttgaaatgtcttcattGAGAGAAAAGCAGACTCAGTCAAACTCCTCATTTGGATGCACAAATTTCAAACTCAGTTTAGCTGTAATGCAGAGGTCTCCATAGTCACTGGATCTCCATCTAACAGAGCACAGACAAGATCttaacagtttgtgtccaggatgtgtagGGTCTGCAGAGATTTTagctttccttttctttatccTAGATGGAGCCCTGTGATGTCACTCTTGCCCAGTAGAATTATTGCTGCAGACAGAAAGTTATGAAGGCAAAAGGAGGTTCAACACTATAGCAGCAAGGTGTTCCTAATAAAGTGGCAGGTCTGTGTGTCCCTATGACATAACAATGTAAAAGAGACAGGgtacaaaaatgttaaagtacAAACTTCATCCATCTTTTGAAAGGTTTTATTGCCTCTCTGTTATTAAACTGGTCATAAATCAAGAGCCAGTCCAGTGAATTTACATTGAGAATGGAAGAAGCAATAAATGAAGGATATGATATTTGATCTGGCAACATGAGCAATGTAAACATAACACATGACAACATAAACGAGTCAGTCCTATATCTCAAAGCCAGTCAATTACAGTTTGTGATCTGATCACAGCACATCTTCAATATCTATGCAGATAATTTTAAATCAGTCAATAatacaattcaaataaattaatgtaaactttttctaaattaataagACTTTTAGAGCAAAAAGATCAACATTTCATCTGCTGCCATTAACACATTCAGAATGAAGCAAcacagtcattttgtttttcctccagtgcTCAGGCTGGTCCTCTCACATCTCCTGCAGCAAACAGCTCAGTTCATTCTAGGACATGTTGACACATCTGGTGAGATTTTAGAATCCTGAATGGAAAATGCTTTATTTCCTAGACCACACCAGCTCATTCCAGTTTTTATGCACATCCAAGCTCACAGGAAACAGCtacacctaaaataaaaatgccttcTGAAACAACTTCACACATTTGCAGTCCAGCCTTCAAGGTATTTCActgttaaatcttttttatgaTAACTTTCCACATATCAGAGGGCATTAAAACTGTTTGCAAGTCCAATTGTGGagcaattatttgtttttttttttgtgcagcacAACATCAGTCCACCAAGACAAAAAGCCCTGTTTGTATCTgaagcaaacattttacttccagtccactttttctttaaacttacATTAATCTAAGCAGGAGGGATGTTTAAAAGGTGTAGCAGCACTGCTTccttaaaactaaaattcatGATTTATGGACAGTGATGACACCGAAAGCATCAAATACCATAAGCAGAGCAATTACTTGACAATAATCACCACAGAAGAGCCTCTCTTTGATATCCTgaaggagaattttttttttctctgagccAATATTTTCGCCAGATTACATGAGATTATGTAATTTGGAAAGAAAGATTTCCaaccacttttgtttttgctgtagaCAGAACACACTCTAACACTAACACTAACATATAATTTTACACTATATAACCATAAAATTGTGGACCTAATTATCCCATATAAGTACTGATGTATCTGTATGTCTATAAGGAAACCTCCCCAATAATATCACCATCATCTTTAAGTGAGATCTATAAATTCAGCATTCTATACCATAATTTTAATTCCtctgtaaaactaaaacacCAGCAACTTTTTAAAGccagtgatttaaaaatacatattttgattTTCACACTGGTtttcaaatacatatttttaatggaCATGTGAttgcatttacatttatatttagtgGTTTAGAACCAGTGAAATAATTTCCGCTGAAAGCTACACAAAGTTATGTgtggcttttcttttctcaattgcttttcacttttaaaaaaatattacattttgtttttcaaaaaataagtaaataagagTTCATCCTAACGGAATATAGACATATTCATTTAATTCATCttaaattagtatttttctGTACCTCCATTTTGCTTTTAGCATATTTTCAGCACTTTTAAGAGGCGCTAAGAAACTGTATTTGTTGACATTTAGTGCTCTTTGatgccagcagagggcgctgtcACACAGACAAAATGTAAACCCATCTCGgtccaaaaaaagaaagctcTGCTCAGAGGGACCCCTACAGGCGAACTGATGTAAACACATGAAGGAGTAACACCTGCCACATAGCCCTTATATATTGTTGCAGATGGCTCATATAATTTCATGGCTTTAAGTCATTAATGCTTCATTTGCTGTCAGCAGGATTTGAGAGGGAATACACGCTTTGACAGAACAATGGGTGACAATCTCTGCTCTGAGGAGGGTGATGCTGTGGGAGATACTCTCAGCGAGGTTCACAGGAAGCCGTGGACACGAATGCAGCAAGATGAAACATCACATCTGATGTGAGAAGCAACGGCTCAAAACTGGATCCAGTTTGTGGAGCTTTGAGTCGATGATGGAGGAGGAACAGAGCTGGAAgtccaaaatacacaaattgattagtttttattattattattttacacatcaataaaatccaacagttttctttttgaagattaaaaatacattatcataatttctgaaattgtgaaaagaatagaatataaaatgaaataacaaaatccTCAAATGTATCatttatattgttattattaacaTATACACACccagacaaaaaagaaaaataatttaaaaaaaccttttagcCACATTTGTTCTGACAAAATGTGGCTAGATATATAGTCTCACTTATATATAtgggcaataaataaatacatagatAATGAGAATACATTTCCATTACCAGTGAAGTCATGGTTTACCTTGCTGGAGCTGAAAAGTCTCCCCAGAGTAGATCTGAGCTCTGATTGGACTGAACCACTGTGTTGGAGTTACTGCTGTCCAACTCCAAGAGACAGcctgaaagagacaaagaaatataaaaatcccTTCATGCAGCTCACAGATggcacactttttaaaattcatttcatGCAGCAGGAAGAGAGATATTCTCTAATTAACATACTGACTGAGAAAATGGGTTACTCATGTAGGTTAAAGCTGCACAAGGTGGGATTTTTCCATGATTCCCAGGTCTGATGCACAGAGATTATTCATTTTTTCTCCAATTAGTTTTCATATGAGCTCATGTATACAATATAGTCGTGGTGCAGCTGTAGCACAGTGCTACTAACTTGTTGCTATGCCAGCTGTCTGAGGAACTGTGTTGTGGTTAGATGAGCCAGACGAAGGAGGCGGAGCTATCTTCCCTCCAGGTGGTGGTGGCAGGAGTCCCACCCCCGCTGAGCCTTGTGGACGGGGCTTATCCCTCTTTTTACCCTGCTGTTTATGGAACAAGAAAGCCAAGTTAAAGGCTGAAGAGAGAAAGGAAATGAGCATGTTTATGTtcagaagttaaatatttattactttgCAAACTTCGCAAAAAAgccaactaaacaaaacaaggtTGTTTAAACTGAGTTTGATAATCAGCaatgatattaaatattattactgatttcactgatgtttgttttcaaaacattttaacaattaaTAGTTTTGACAAGGATCATATTTATTGTGTatatttctgttagttttataTCTAATTTATCAATTGAACTGtattagtttgtatttttaataccTCTTTATGTTTCATTAAGGAGTTGCATAGGGCTTCCAGAAATAAGGCTTCACCATTAGCttaactttttataaaaattagaGAATTAAGGAAAATCCAGATATTTCCTTACTCCTATATTCAGTGTGATTGTCTGTCCCTCCTTAAAACCCAAATCCAGTTTTGGTCCTGAATCCCCAAACTGGTTGCTTTTACTGATTTCACTCTCCTGTTTCACCCACCTACAAAgatccagaaacacaaaaaattttCACTTAGAATTTTCCAATAAAAGAAGCTGTGAAAACTTACATCATCAGATCATAAAAAACTTTagacaaaaatttaattctttaacattttttttgaagTTCAACATATATTTGCACACTGAACCTTCTTGCTTACTTGAAATGATCCTGCAGAGCGACGTTGAAATCAAAAGCGTCTCCTCTGTCCCCAAAGCCAACTCCTATGAAAGCACTGCGGCCTGCATGCAACAGATGATGTGAGAAAACATGGATTTGTTTACAGGTTTCAAGTAGaaatgtggaataaaaataccaacaatgcattgcaaaaataatgtagaatgtacaaacaacaaatatgctCTGATTCAAGGAGACAAAAATGTGACTTTCTGTCTATTTTGAAATGCTGTTATTGACAGAAATCCTGGAGTAAATACCTTTGGAAGAACAAAAAcgaaaatacttaaaacaacCCTAAACACGCTGCCAGAGATATGATAGAATGACTTAGTTCATTCAAAGTCTAAACCAAAATTCAGTAACACggtgtaaaaatgttcaacatttatGATCACAGAGAATCTCCTTTAAATCTAACTGAGGTTGAACTAGTTTGAGACATAACTGTCGCTATCAGAGACAAGCAGCTGGAAGTGCAGCTTGAGGTGGTTCTAAAACGAATTCCTCAGAAATCAATACAAgttcatttcaaactttttagcTTTCGAAAACCATCTATCCTAGTCCATCCATGTCACAAGGTTTCTCTACTTTGAATtgataatacaaaaaaaaaaaaaaagaattaaaatacccagaagtttgtggttgtaacatgacaaaccAGGAAAACCTTTaaggggtgtaaatacttttacagGGCACCATCAGTATCCTCACCGCTGTCATCCTGTATCCTCAGAACAAAATATCGGCTGGAATCACTGACGGTTTCCACAGCAACGCCGGGGTACTCCTTCATAGGTGCCTGGGCAAACAGTTCCCCTGCAGTACCACAGGGCACGTGTTAAAAACTGTAGAGGAATAACGGCTCcagttttcttatttgtttcaAAGTGCATAAGTGTCAAAAGTACATGCTTTCAATGACAGCAATGCAATGTGCATGGAGTTTGCGTGACCTTAAcactgttgtgttttcattctcaGTGGAAATGTCAGCGTCAGCAGGAGTTCCACTACCCAAGGAGTCTGACTCAGAGCGATAGAAAACATCAAGTCTACAAGTTTCATATCCAACCTGAGACTTTGTCTTCTAGTTTGATGTATGCTACTGTTCCTCTGGCTGTTATTCTCAGTCGACCGGACCAGTCTGGAGCGTCCAGCTTCCAGTCAGCAGCCCTGCAGAAAAACGGTGGTGGTGAACAGTCACAGAGCTGCAGGTCTGCAGGGATTATACAATCTAATAGTATGATTATTCAGCTTTCCCTGAAAGCGCAGTGATGAAACGACTTAACTCAAGGCATCACTTTGCTCTGATGTGATTAACTgtgatgaacatttttaatctgaaaataaataataaacaataagcTCCAAGTAGAACGGAGCTTCATGAACTTTCCTTAAAGATaaactgcaaagaaacaaacacaccctACTTAAATTCTGGGGGTTTAGGACGTGTCCAGGGCTCCCAAAAGGCCCTAGACACAGGTGAttagttctttttaaattttggagaaatgtaaaaaagaaaaaaaaaaaaacacataaatattaaCTACATGCTATGTGATTCTCTTCAATATAAAAAAGTTATACTTTTATTATGCttaacatttatgtttaaattcagtccaatttgtttatttcaggagTTCAGGAGATCACTTACTGTATTATTCCTGCTGCTAGATTCAACCTTTTCATCCGAGGTAATTTTGATAGTGacaattaatgatttttttattacttatgtTTTAATCTTGTAAGTATTTAATCAATATTCTGCACTTTTGTGATATAAGGTGTCCTTGCTAAATTTTAAGGATCTGTCAAAAATTGACTTATTCTTCGCATACTTAAGAAAAATCATCTTGCTTGACAATCTTGTTGAGCATTTgcacaacaaaaattaaatgttgaaattagCACAGGTTCTGATAATACAAAAATCCAAATCCAtccttttcagattaaaaatc from Gambusia affinis linkage group LG14, SWU_Gaff_1.0, whole genome shotgun sequence includes the following:
- the necap1 gene encoding adaptin ear-binding coat-associated protein 1; translation: MAAEGEYESILCVKPDVNVYRIPPRASNRAYRAADWKLDAPDWSGRLRITARGTVAYIKLEDKVSGELFAQAPMKEYPGVAVETVSDSSRYFVLRIQDDSGRSAFIGVGFGDRGDAFDFNVALQDHFKWVKQESEISKSNQFGDSGPKLDLGFKEGQTITLNIGQGKKRDKPRPQGSAGVGLLPPPPGGKIAPPPSSGSSNHNTVPQTAGIATSCLLELDSSNSNTVVQSNQSSDLLWGDFSAPASSVPPPSSTQSSTNWIQF